From Eleftheria terrae, the proteins below share one genomic window:
- a CDS encoding SIMPL domain-containing protein (The SIMPL domain is named for its presence in mouse protein SIMPL (signalling molecule that associates with mouse pelle-like kinase). Bacterial member BP26, from Brucella, was shown to assemble into a channel-like structure, while YggE from E. coli has been associated with resistance to oxidative stress.) — translation MKTKIGARRLLAALALLATQAGAQTAPEPLNVVSFAATATVEVTNDLLTITLSTTKEGNDAAQVQTALKQALDSALNEAKRSAQPGQMDVRTGNFSLYPRYSQQGRISGWQGSVELVLEGKDLSRIAQTAGKLNTLTISNIAQGLSREARERHEGEATARAIAAYKAKAQDYAKQFGFASYVLRDINIASNEQQPDFPRPMMGRMKMAMAEDAQVPVEAGKGLVTVSVSGSVVMK, via the coding sequence ATGAAAACAAAGATCGGCGCCCGCAGACTGCTGGCTGCCCTGGCCCTGCTGGCCACCCAGGCGGGAGCCCAGACGGCCCCTGAGCCGCTGAACGTCGTGAGCTTTGCCGCCACCGCCACCGTCGAGGTGACGAACGACCTGTTGACCATCACCTTGAGCACGACCAAGGAGGGCAACGACGCTGCCCAGGTGCAGACGGCCCTCAAGCAGGCGCTGGACAGCGCCCTCAACGAAGCCAAGCGGTCGGCGCAGCCGGGCCAGATGGACGTGCGCACCGGCAACTTCTCGCTCTATCCCCGCTACAGCCAGCAGGGGCGCATCTCGGGCTGGCAGGGCTCGGTGGAGCTGGTGCTGGAAGGCAAGGACCTGAGCCGCATTGCCCAGACCGCGGGCAAGCTCAACACCCTGACCATCTCCAATATCGCGCAGGGCCTGTCGCGCGAGGCGCGCGAACGCCATGAAGGCGAGGCCACCGCGCGCGCCATTGCCGCCTACAAGGCCAAGGCGCAGGACTACGCCAAGCAGTTCGGCTTCGCGAGCTATGTGCTGCGCGACATCAACATCGCCAGCAATGAGCAGCAGCCCGACTTCCCGCGGCCGATGATGGGCCGCATGAAGATGGCGATGGCCGAGGACGCCCAGGTGCCGGTCGAGGCAGGCAAGGGGTTGGTGACGGTCTCGGTATCGGGCAGCGTCGTGATGAAGTGA
- the ompR gene encoding osmolarity response regulator transcription factor OmpR: MTSQTPNARMDRIVVVDDDARIRDLLRRYLTQEGFEVLLAEDAKALNRVLTRETVDLIVLDLMLPGEDGLSICRRLRAANDATPIIMLTAKVEDVDRIVGLEVGADDYLPKPFNPRELLARIHAVLRRRPTLEAPGAPAKEPQSVVFGPFEFDLALRRLTKDGEPMPLTTGEFSMLKALVRHPRQPLSRDKLAQLARGREFEPFDRSLDVQISRLRKMIEPDPSQPRYIQTVWGVGYVFVPDGAA; the protein is encoded by the coding sequence ATGACCTCACAGACCCCCAACGCCCGCATGGACCGCATCGTTGTCGTCGACGACGACGCACGCATCCGCGACCTGCTCCGCCGCTACCTGACGCAGGAGGGCTTCGAAGTCTTGCTGGCCGAGGACGCCAAGGCTCTCAACCGGGTGCTGACCCGCGAGACGGTGGACCTGATCGTGCTGGACCTGATGCTGCCGGGCGAGGACGGCCTGTCGATCTGCCGCCGCCTGCGCGCTGCCAACGACGCCACCCCCATCATCATGTTGACCGCCAAGGTCGAGGACGTCGACCGCATCGTCGGCCTGGAAGTTGGCGCCGACGACTACCTGCCCAAGCCCTTCAACCCGCGCGAGCTGCTGGCCCGCATCCATGCCGTGCTGCGCCGCCGCCCGACGCTGGAAGCGCCCGGCGCGCCGGCCAAGGAACCGCAGAGCGTGGTGTTCGGGCCCTTCGAGTTCGACCTGGCGCTGCGCCGCCTGACCAAGGACGGCGAGCCGATGCCGCTGACCACCGGCGAGTTCTCCATGCTCAAGGCCCTGGTGCGCCACCCGCGCCAGCCGCTGTCGCGCGACAAGCTGGCCCAGCTGGCACGTGGCCGCGAATTCGAGCCCTTCGACCGCAGCCTGGACGTGCAGATCTCGCGCCTGCGCAAGATGATTGAGCCCGATCCGTCGCAGCCGCGTTATATCCAGACCGTCTGGGGCGTGGGCTACGTCTTCGTGCCGGACGGCGCCGCCTGA
- the ispD gene encoding 2-C-methyl-D-erythritol 4-phosphate cytidylyltransferase, with product MYSCEPPRLFALVPCAGVGERAGAAGPKQYAPLGGRSLVAHTLAALQQVQRLSGVMVVLSPGDDRFEQAVPGFGGWVERVGGASRAESVANGLAALLARGAQPHDWVLVHDAARCLLRPEWVDALIDACQDDEVGGLLALPVADTLKQEAGGRVAATLERTAKWQAQTPQMFRLGLLRPALVQAGLAVTDEASAIEALGHAPRLVRGSLENFKITYPPDFELAERLLGSRR from the coding sequence ATGTATTCCTGCGAGCCGCCGCGCCTATTTGCCCTCGTGCCCTGTGCCGGTGTCGGCGAGCGTGCCGGCGCGGCCGGCCCCAAGCAGTATGCGCCGCTCGGCGGCCGCAGCCTGGTGGCCCACACGCTGGCGGCCTTGCAGCAGGTGCAGCGTCTGTCGGGCGTGATGGTGGTGCTGTCGCCCGGTGACGACCGCTTCGAGCAGGCCGTGCCGGGCTTCGGTGGCTGGGTCGAACGGGTCGGCGGCGCCTCGCGCGCGGAATCGGTGGCCAATGGCCTGGCGGCCTTGCTGGCCCGCGGCGCCCAGCCGCACGACTGGGTGCTGGTGCATGACGCGGCCCGCTGCCTGCTGCGGCCCGAGTGGGTCGATGCACTGATCGACGCCTGCCAGGACGATGAAGTCGGCGGGCTGCTGGCCCTGCCGGTGGCTGACACGCTGAAGCAGGAAGCCGGCGGCCGGGTGGCGGCCACGCTGGAGCGCACCGCCAAGTGGCAGGCCCAGACGCCGCAGATGTTCCGCCTGGGGCTGTTGCGCCCGGCGCTGGTGCAGGCCGGCCTGGCCGTGACCGACGAAGCGAGCGCCATCGAAGCGCTGGGGCATGCCCCCCGGCTCGTGCGCGGCTCGCTGGAGAATTTCAAGATCACGTATCCGCCCGATTTCGAGTTGGCGGAGCGTTTGCTGGGGTCGCGTCGATGA
- the serB gene encoding phosphoserine phosphatase SerB — translation MPTEIAPGLTLQIDTPTLRLSDFKLIAFDMDSTLIDIECIDEIADIADKKAEVAAITEAAMRGEITDFKESLRRRLALLKGVPSGALLEVYEHRLRLNPGAHELVNAAKAAGLATLLVSGGFTFFADRVKARLGMDHAKSNELEIEDGRLTGRVIGDIVDGEEKKRQLLAMCERIGCSPLQAIAVGDGANDLPMMGAAGLSVAYRAKPAVRAQAMVAINEGGLDRLLEVLRPAP, via the coding sequence ATGCCCACCGAGATCGCCCCCGGACTGACCCTGCAGATCGACACGCCCACGCTGCGGCTGAGCGACTTCAAGCTGATCGCCTTCGACATGGACTCGACGCTGATCGACATCGAGTGCATCGACGAGATCGCCGACATCGCCGACAAGAAGGCCGAGGTCGCGGCCATCACCGAGGCGGCGATGCGCGGCGAGATCACCGACTTCAAGGAAAGCCTGCGCCGCCGGCTGGCCCTGCTCAAGGGCGTGCCCTCGGGCGCGCTGCTGGAGGTGTATGAACACCGCCTGCGCCTGAACCCCGGCGCGCACGAGCTGGTGAACGCGGCCAAGGCGGCCGGCCTGGCCACGCTGCTGGTATCGGGCGGCTTCACCTTCTTCGCCGACCGGGTCAAGGCCCGCCTGGGGATGGACCACGCCAAGTCCAACGAACTCGAGATCGAGGACGGCCGGCTGACCGGCCGCGTGATCGGCGACATCGTCGACGGCGAGGAAAAGAAGCGCCAGCTGCTGGCCATGTGCGAGCGCATCGGCTGCTCCCCCCTGCAGGCCATTGCCGTCGGCGACGGCGCCAACGACCTGCCGATGATGGGCGCCGCCGGCCTCAGCGTGGCCTACCGCGCCAAGCCCGCGGTGCGTGCGCAAGCCATGGTGGCCATCAACGAAGGCGGCCTGGACCGGTTGCTGGAAGTGCTTCGGCCCGCGCCCTGA
- a CDS encoding sensor histidine kinase produces the protein MARKRVTLSLFWRTFILLGVLLGFGIFAWVQTFRALEFEPRAVQAAQQLASLVNLSRAALRYADSINRVTLLKTISEQESIKLQPREKTDRYEAFETDRFSRRIGQELRSRLGDTTLVATSVNGAQGLWIDFTIENDRYWLQVDPGRVQAVQGRTWFIWVSIALLATILGSAGVARLINQPLKQLSFAASRIREGEYESRLDEETLTSEIREVNMGFNRMARELAKVEEDRAVMLAGISHDLRTPLARLRLEAEMSVSDEEARRNMALDIDQLDAIIDKFMDYARPGEVKLVPVHLSSVVDREIAAFRDTNQIRIVSRVAIDTKVLADDTELGRVLANLFENARRYGRTPDTGVTNVELTYARTGPWVIVTVRDHGPGVPAEKLSQLTTPFFRGDAARTAATGAGLGLAVVEKTVLRMGGTFELSNSPPPDTGLIARIRLKRAP, from the coding sequence ATGGCCCGCAAACGAGTCACCCTCAGCCTCTTCTGGCGCACCTTCATCCTGCTCGGCGTGCTGCTGGGTTTCGGCATCTTCGCGTGGGTGCAGACCTTCCGCGCGCTGGAATTCGAGCCCCGAGCGGTGCAGGCAGCGCAACAGCTGGCCAGCCTGGTGAACCTGTCGCGAGCGGCGCTGCGCTATGCCGACAGCATCAACCGGGTGACCCTGCTCAAGACCATCTCGGAGCAGGAGTCGATCAAGCTGCAGCCGCGTGAGAAGACCGACCGCTACGAGGCCTTCGAGACCGACCGTTTCTCTCGCCGCATCGGCCAGGAGCTGCGCTCGCGCCTCGGCGACACGACGCTGGTCGCCACCAGTGTCAATGGCGCGCAGGGCCTGTGGATCGACTTCACGATCGAGAACGACCGCTACTGGCTGCAGGTCGACCCCGGCCGGGTGCAGGCGGTGCAGGGGCGCACCTGGTTCATCTGGGTCAGCATCGCGCTGCTGGCCACCATCCTCGGCTCGGCGGGGGTGGCCCGGCTGATCAACCAGCCGCTCAAGCAACTGTCGTTCGCCGCCAGCCGCATCCGCGAGGGCGAGTACGAGTCGCGCCTGGACGAAGAAACACTGACCAGCGAGATTCGCGAGGTCAACATGGGCTTCAACCGCATGGCGCGCGAGCTGGCCAAGGTGGAGGAAGACCGGGCGGTGATGCTGGCCGGCATCTCTCACGACCTGCGCACGCCCCTGGCCCGCCTGCGGCTGGAGGCCGAGATGAGTGTCTCCGACGAGGAGGCGCGCCGCAACATGGCGCTGGACATCGACCAGCTCGACGCCATCATCGACAAGTTCATGGACTACGCCCGCCCGGGCGAAGTCAAGCTGGTGCCGGTGCACCTGAGCAGCGTGGTGGACCGCGAGATCGCCGCCTTCCGCGACACCAACCAGATCCGCATCGTCTCGCGGGTGGCGATCGACACCAAGGTGCTGGCCGACGACACCGAGCTGGGCCGGGTGCTCGCCAACCTGTTCGAGAACGCGCGGCGCTACGGCCGCACGCCGGACACCGGGGTCACCAACGTGGAGCTGACCTATGCGCGCACGGGGCCCTGGGTCATCGTGACGGTGCGCGACCACGGCCCTGGCGTGCCGGCCGAAAAGCTGTCGCAGCTGACGACGCCTTTCTTCCGCGGCGACGCCGCGCGCACCGCGGCGACAGGCGCCGGCCTGGGCCTGGCCGTGGTGGAGAAGACGGTGCTGCGCATGGGCGGCACCTTCGAGCTCAGCAACTCACCGCCCCCGGACACCGGCCTCATTGCACGGATCAGGCTGAAGCGGGCGCCCTGA
- the mfd gene encoding transcription-repair coupling factor, translated as MHIPTIAPGKRYTVSRPPGSADALLLASFARQQAAARTLVAIVTAEPADAQRLHDELGFFAPELRCAVFPDWETLPYDTFSPHQDLISERLATLWRMRQGEVDVVLLPASTALVRLAPPSFMAGYTFHFRQKARLDEASLKSQLTLAGYQHVSQVVSPGEYAVRGGLIDLFPMGSNVPYRVDLFGDEVDSIRTFDPDSQRSLYPVPEVRLLPGREFPMDEDARARFRARWRERIEGDPSKARVYKDIGNGIATAGIEYYLPLFFEQTATIFDYLGAQAALALHGEIDEALKRFWNDTRERHRFLQHDPERPLLPPEDLFLRPEDFFGLCNAHAQLAVRGQEPVDWARPLPDLGAERGAQEPLRKLQVHVGTTPHRVLLVAESAGRRESLLELLRDNRIEPPSVESLAAFEAGDARFAIAVAPLAAGFHWLREGQAAGLQFITETELFATGPSTRRRRKQEQVSNVDALIKDLSELKVGDPVVHVNHGIGRYQGLINLDLGDGPTEFLHLEYADKATLYVPVAQLHLISRYTGVSAEEAPLHRLGSSQWDKAKRKAAEQVRDTAAELLNLYARRAAREGFAFRFSPHDYEAFAASFGFEETPDQAAAIHAVIQDLISPRPMDRLVCGDVGFGKTEVALRAAFVAVTGGKQVALLAPTTLLAEQHFQTISDRFANWPVKVAELSRFRSGKEINQALKGLADGTVDIVVGTHKLLSQDVKFARLGLLIIDEEHRFGVRHKEAIKSMRSEVDVLTLTATPIPRTLGMALEGLRDLSVIATAPQRRLAIKTFVRNESSGTIREAVLRELKRGGQVYFLHNEVETIENRREKLQELLPEARIVVAHGQMPERELERVMRDFVGQRYNVLLCSTIIETGIDVPTANTIVISRADKFGLAQLHQLRGRVGRSHHQAYAYLLVPDVEGLTKQAAQRLEAIQSMEELGSGFYLAMHDLEIRGTGEVLGENQSGNMQEVGFQLYNDMLSEAVRSLKAGREPDLLSPLSVTTEINLHAPALLPDSYCGDVHVRLNLYKRLASAEKNDQIDALLEEVTDRFGKLPPQGQTLFDVHRLRVLAKPYGVLKIDAAPTAMNITFRPNPPIDPMRIIELVQKNRNVKLTGNEKLRIERAYPEPKDRAQYIRDVLRALGTPVAPAH; from the coding sequence ATGCACATCCCCACCATCGCCCCCGGCAAGCGCTACACCGTCTCCCGCCCGCCCGGCTCGGCCGACGCGCTGTTGCTCGCCAGCTTCGCCCGCCAGCAGGCGGCAGCCAGGACCCTGGTGGCGATCGTCACCGCGGAGCCGGCCGACGCGCAGCGCCTGCATGACGAGCTGGGCTTCTTCGCGCCGGAGTTGCGCTGCGCGGTCTTTCCCGACTGGGAGACACTGCCCTACGACACCTTCTCGCCCCACCAGGACCTGATCTCCGAGCGGCTGGCCACGCTGTGGCGCATGCGCCAGGGCGAGGTGGACGTGGTGCTGCTGCCGGCATCGACCGCGCTGGTGCGGCTGGCACCGCCGTCCTTCATGGCGGGCTACACCTTCCACTTCAGGCAGAAGGCCCGGCTTGACGAAGCTTCATTGAAGTCGCAGCTCACGCTCGCCGGCTACCAGCATGTGAGCCAGGTGGTCTCGCCCGGCGAGTACGCCGTGCGCGGCGGCCTGATCGACCTGTTCCCGATGGGCTCGAACGTGCCCTACCGGGTCGACCTGTTCGGCGACGAGGTGGATTCCATCCGCACCTTCGACCCGGACAGCCAGCGCAGCCTCTACCCGGTGCCCGAGGTGCGGCTGCTGCCGGGGCGCGAGTTCCCGATGGACGAGGACGCCCGCGCGCGCTTTCGCGCCCGCTGGCGCGAGCGCATCGAGGGCGACCCGAGCAAGGCCCGCGTCTACAAGGACATCGGCAACGGCATCGCGACGGCCGGCATCGAGTACTACCTGCCGCTGTTCTTCGAGCAGACGGCCACCATCTTCGACTACCTCGGCGCGCAGGCCGCTCTGGCGCTGCACGGCGAGATCGACGAAGCGCTCAAGCGCTTCTGGAACGACACCCGCGAACGCCACCGCTTCCTTCAGCACGACCCGGAGCGGCCGCTGCTGCCGCCTGAAGATCTCTTCCTGAGGCCGGAGGACTTCTTCGGCCTGTGCAACGCGCATGCGCAGCTGGCCGTGCGCGGCCAGGAGCCGGTCGACTGGGCTCGCCCGCTGCCAGACCTGGGTGCCGAGCGCGGCGCCCAGGAGCCGCTGCGCAAGCTGCAGGTGCATGTGGGCACCACGCCGCACCGGGTGCTGCTGGTGGCCGAGTCGGCCGGCCGGCGCGAGAGCCTGCTGGAGCTGCTGCGCGACAACCGCATCGAGCCGCCCAGCGTCGAATCGCTGGCCGCCTTCGAGGCCGGCGATGCGCGCTTTGCAATTGCTGTGGCGCCGCTGGCCGCCGGTTTCCACTGGCTGCGCGAGGGCCAGGCGGCCGGCCTGCAGTTCATCACCGAGACCGAGCTGTTTGCCACCGGCCCGAGCACGCGGCGTCGCCGCAAGCAGGAGCAGGTCAGCAATGTCGATGCGCTGATCAAGGACCTGTCGGAGCTGAAGGTGGGCGACCCGGTGGTGCATGTCAACCACGGCATCGGCCGCTACCAGGGCCTGATCAACCTCGACCTGGGCGACGGGCCGACCGAGTTCCTGCACCTCGAGTACGCCGACAAGGCAACGCTGTACGTGCCGGTGGCCCAGCTGCACCTGATCAGCCGCTACACCGGCGTGAGCGCCGAGGAGGCGCCGCTGCACCGGCTCGGCTCCAGCCAGTGGGACAAGGCCAAGCGCAAGGCCGCCGAGCAGGTGCGCGATACCGCGGCCGAGCTGCTCAACCTGTATGCCCGGCGCGCCGCACGCGAGGGCTTCGCCTTCCGTTTCTCGCCGCACGACTACGAGGCCTTCGCCGCCAGCTTCGGCTTCGAGGAGACGCCCGACCAGGCTGCAGCCATCCATGCCGTCATCCAGGACCTGATCTCGCCCCGCCCGATGGACCGGCTGGTGTGCGGCGACGTCGGCTTCGGCAAGACCGAAGTGGCGCTGCGGGCGGCCTTTGTCGCCGTCACCGGCGGCAAGCAGGTGGCGTTGCTGGCCCCCACCACGCTGCTGGCCGAGCAGCATTTCCAGACCATCTCCGACCGTTTTGCCAACTGGCCGGTCAAGGTGGCGGAGCTGTCGCGCTTTCGCTCCGGCAAGGAGATCAACCAGGCGCTCAAGGGCCTGGCCGACGGCACGGTGGACATTGTCGTCGGCACCCACAAGCTGCTGTCGCAGGACGTCAAGTTCGCCCGGCTGGGTCTGCTCATCATCGACGAGGAGCACCGCTTTGGCGTGCGCCACAAGGAAGCCATCAAGTCGATGCGCTCCGAAGTCGACGTGCTGACCCTCACCGCCACGCCCATCCCACGCACGCTGGGCATGGCGCTGGAAGGCCTGCGCGACCTCAGCGTGATCGCCACCGCGCCGCAGCGGCGACTGGCCATCAAGACCTTCGTGCGCAACGAGAGCAGCGGCACCATCCGCGAGGCGGTGCTGCGCGAGCTCAAGCGCGGCGGCCAGGTCTACTTCCTGCACAACGAGGTCGAGACCATCGAGAACCGGCGCGAGAAGCTGCAGGAGCTGCTGCCCGAGGCCCGCATCGTGGTGGCCCATGGCCAGATGCCCGAGCGCGAGCTGGAGCGCGTGATGCGCGACTTCGTCGGCCAGCGCTACAACGTGCTGCTGTGCTCGACCATCATCGAGACCGGCATCGACGTGCCGACCGCCAACACCATCGTGATCTCGCGCGCCGACAAGTTCGGCCTGGCCCAGCTGCACCAGCTGCGCGGGCGCGTCGGGCGCTCGCACCACCAGGCCTATGCCTACCTGTTGGTGCCCGATGTCGAGGGCCTGACCAAGCAAGCGGCCCAGCGGCTGGAAGCCATCCAGAGCATGGAGGAGCTGGGCTCGGGCTTCTACCTGGCGATGCACGACCTGGAGATCCGCGGCACTGGCGAGGTGCTGGGCGAGAACCAGAGCGGCAACATGCAGGAGGTGGGCTTCCAGCTCTACAACGACATGCTGAGCGAGGCGGTGCGCTCGCTCAAGGCCGGGCGCGAGCCCGACCTGTTGTCGCCGCTGTCGGTCACCACCGAGATCAACCTGCATGCGCCGGCCCTGCTGCCCGACAGCTACTGCGGCGACGTGCACGTGCGGCTCAACCTCTACAAGCGCCTGGCCTCGGCCGAGAAGAACGACCAGATCGACGCACTGCTGGAGGAGGTCACCGACCGCTTCGGCAAGCTGCCGCCGCAAGGCCAGACCCTGTTCGACGTGCACCGGCTGCGCGTGCTGGCCAAGCCCTATGGCGTGCTGAAGATCGACGCGGCCCCCACGGCGATGAACATCACCTTCCGGCCCAACCCGCCGATCGACCCGATGCGCATCATCGAGCTGGTGCAGAAGAACCGCAACGTCAAGCTCACCGGCAACGAGAAGCTGCGCATCGAGCGGGCCTACCCGGAGCCGAAGGACCGGGCCCAGTACATCCGCGACGTGCTGCGCGCGCTCGGCACGCCGGTGGCGCCCGCGCACTGA
- a CDS encoding 3-hydroxybutyrate dehydrogenase — MLQGKTAVVTGSTSGIGLGIALSLARQGATVVLNGFGDIEAAQAEVAATGARVGYHGADMTQPEQIAELMQYARTEFNGVDILVNNAGIQHVANVEDFPAEKWDAIIAINLSSAFHTTRLAIPAMRAKNWGRVINVSSVHGLVASAQKSAYVASKHGLIGFTKAVALETADTGITVNAICPGWVLTPLVQKQVEARAAQAGVTVEQATRSLLGEKQPAPQFTTPEQLGELAVFLCSPAASNVRGVAWNMDGAWAAQ; from the coding sequence ATGTTGCAAGGAAAAACGGCCGTCGTCACCGGATCCACCAGCGGCATCGGACTGGGCATTGCCCTGTCGCTCGCACGCCAGGGGGCCACCGTCGTGCTGAACGGCTTTGGCGATATCGAGGCCGCGCAGGCCGAAGTGGCGGCCACCGGCGCCCGCGTCGGCTATCACGGGGCCGACATGACGCAGCCAGAACAGATCGCCGAGCTGATGCAATACGCCCGCACCGAGTTCAACGGTGTCGACATTCTCGTCAACAACGCCGGCATCCAGCACGTGGCCAATGTCGAGGATTTTCCGGCAGAGAAGTGGGACGCCATCATCGCGATCAACCTCAGCTCGGCCTTCCACACCACCCGCCTGGCGATTCCCGCGATGCGGGCCAAGAACTGGGGCCGGGTGATCAACGTGTCCTCGGTCCATGGCCTGGTGGCCTCAGCCCAGAAGTCGGCCTATGTGGCGTCCAAGCACGGCCTGATCGGCTTCACGAAGGCGGTGGCACTGGAGACCGCCGACACCGGCATCACCGTCAACGCCATCTGCCCCGGCTGGGTGCTGACCCCGCTGGTGCAGAAGCAGGTGGAAGCCCGGGCGGCCCAGGCCGGCGTCACGGTCGAGCAGGCAACACGCAGCCTGCTGGGCGAGAAGCAGCCCGCACCGCAGTTCACCACCCCGGAGCAGCTGGGCGAGCTGGCCGTCTTCCTGTGCTCGCCGGCGGCATCGAATGTGCGCGGCGTGGCATGGAACATGGACGGCGCCTGGGCCGCCCAGTAA
- the ispF gene encoding 2-C-methyl-D-erythritol 2,4-cyclodiphosphate synthase, giving the protein MKMRVGEGWDTHALVAGRKLILGGVEIPHTLGLQGHSDADALLHAITDALLGAAGLGDIGRHFPDTDARFKGADSAVLLAEAMRRVREAGWELGNLDSTIVAQAPRMAPHIPAMCQRIAAVLGCDISQVNVKAKTAEKMGPVGRQESIEARAVALLVARS; this is encoded by the coding sequence ATGAAGATGAGAGTGGGTGAGGGCTGGGACACGCATGCACTGGTGGCCGGGCGCAAGCTGATCCTGGGGGGCGTGGAGATCCCCCATACCCTGGGCCTGCAAGGCCATTCGGATGCGGATGCGCTGCTGCATGCCATCACCGACGCGCTGCTCGGCGCGGCCGGCCTTGGCGACATCGGCCGCCACTTCCCCGACACCGACGCCCGCTTCAAGGGGGCCGACTCGGCCGTGCTGCTGGCCGAGGCCATGCGCCGGGTGCGCGAGGCCGGCTGGGAGCTGGGCAATCTGGACAGCACCATCGTCGCCCAGGCGCCCCGCATGGCACCCCACATTCCTGCCATGTGCCAGCGCATCGCCGCCGTGCTGGGCTGCGATATTTCACAAGTGAACGTGAAAGCGAAGACTGCAGAGAAGATGGGGCCGGTCGGCCGGCAGGAATCGATCGAGGCGAGGGCGGTGGCCTTGCTCGTGGCCCGCAGCTGA
- a CDS encoding alpha/beta fold hydrolase: MTEPRLEFVQCLGTQGLHRMAYWEWGDAGNPKVLVCVHGLSRQGRDFDALAHALCRDYRVVCPDVVGRGRSDWLGEPMGYQMPQYVADMVTLLARLNAKTLDWVGTSMGGLVGMCVAALPGSPVRQLVLNDVGPTIEPQALERIGAYVGKAPRFASVDEAADYLWSVSTGFGEHTREQWLALTRPMLKDVDDEHGEGFVPHYDPRIAVPFHAVTPELAAEAQRRLWEQYDAVRARTLVLRGAHSDLLTADTLQAMTQRGPRATAHVFPAVGHAPTLVTPEQIAVVQEFLLAHP; the protein is encoded by the coding sequence ATGACTGAACCGCGCCTCGAGTTTGTGCAATGCCTCGGCACCCAGGGCCTGCACCGCATGGCGTATTGGGAATGGGGCGACGCGGGCAATCCGAAGGTGCTGGTCTGCGTGCACGGCCTGTCGCGGCAGGGGCGTGATTTCGATGCACTGGCGCATGCGCTGTGCCGGGACTATCGCGTGGTCTGCCCGGACGTGGTCGGCCGCGGCCGCTCCGACTGGCTGGGCGAGCCCATGGGCTACCAGATGCCACAGTACGTGGCCGACATGGTGACCTTGCTCGCCCGTCTCAATGCAAAGACGCTGGACTGGGTCGGCACCTCCATGGGCGGGCTGGTCGGCATGTGCGTGGCTGCGCTGCCCGGCAGCCCGGTGCGCCAGCTGGTGCTCAACGACGTGGGGCCCACCATCGAGCCGCAGGCACTGGAGCGCATCGGCGCCTATGTGGGCAAGGCGCCGCGCTTTGCCTCGGTGGACGAGGCGGCCGACTACCTGTGGTCGGTCTCCACCGGCTTCGGCGAGCACACCCGGGAGCAATGGCTGGCACTGACCCGGCCGATGCTGAAGGATGTGGACGACGAGCATGGCGAAGGCTTCGTGCCGCACTACGACCCGCGCATTGCGGTGCCCTTCCACGCCGTGACGCCGGAGCTGGCCGCCGAGGCGCAACGCCGCCTGTGGGAGCAGTACGATGCGGTGCGCGCCCGCACGCTGGTGCTGCGCGGCGCGCACTCGGACCTGCTGACGGCCGACACCCTGCAAGCCATGACGCAACGCGGTCCCCGTGCCACGGCCCATGTCTTTCCGGCGGTGGGCCATGCCCCGACGCTGGTGACGCCGGAGCAGATCGCGGTGGTGCAGGAGTTCCTGCTGGCACATCCATGA